A region of Macrobrachium nipponense isolate FS-2020 chromosome 7, ASM1510439v2, whole genome shotgun sequence DNA encodes the following proteins:
- the LOC135217205 gene encoding all-trans-retinol 13,14-reductase-like, producing the protein MALVTFIPYEWFSDWENERVMKRGDEYESIKKVFGYKAIDQACRLFPSIKDHIDYVSIGTPVTNKHYIAAPKGEIYGLDHTSARFSLWNNALLRPKTDIPGLFLTGQDICSCWNFL; encoded by the exons ATGGCTCTAGTAACATTTATTCCATACGAATGGTTCTCAGACTGGGAGAATGAACGTGTCATGAAGAGAGGGGACGAGTATGAAAGCATTAAGAAAGTTTTTGGTTATAAAGCTATAGACCAGGCATGCAGACTGTTCCCTTCTATTAAg gaTCATATTGATTATGTATCAATTGGAACACCTGTGACAAACAAACATTACATTGCTGCACCAAAAGGGGAAATTTATGGACTAGACCACACTTCTGCAAGATTCTCATTATGGAATAATGCTCTGTTAAGGCCTAAGACCGATATACCGG GACTTTTCTTGACTGGACAGGATATATGTTCATGTTGGAATTTTCTCTGA